Genomic window (Streptomyces sp. NBC_00078):
GGCGACCGCGCTCTGGACGCGGGGCAGGGTGGCGAGCGTCCAGACGAACAGGACGACGTAGTAGACGATGGCGATGCCCGCACGGTCGTACTCGTCGTAGGCGGTGGCGAACAGGCCCACCGCGTACAGCATCGTCAGCACCCGGTACGCGGTCAGCGCACGCCACAGCGGCTGCTCGACCGACATCCGCATGACCTGCTCGCGCCTGGCCATTTCCGCCACCCCCACAACCAGGAGCCTAGGCCCCGGACTTCTCCTTCTTAGCCTGTTCCTTCTCCGCCTTCGCGGCATCGGCGATCCGCCGCTTGGCCGCGGTCGCGTAGATGTCGACGTACTCCTGGCCGGAAAGCTTCATGATCTCGTACATGACCTCGTCGGTGACCGCGCGCAGGACGAAGCGATCGTGCTCCATGCCCTGGTAGCGGCTGAAGTCGAGGGCCTTGCCGATGCGGATGCCGGGGCGCATCAGCTTGGGCATCACCTTGCCCGGCGGCTGGATCTTCTCCGTGTCGATCATCGCGACCGGGACGACCGGCGCGCCGCTGGCGAGCGCCACGCGCGCGAGGCCGCCGGGCTTGCCCCGGTAGAGACGGCCGTCGGGCGAGCGCGTGCCCTCGGGGTAGATGCCGAACAGCTCACCGCGCTCCAGGACGTCTATGCCGCTCTTGACGGCGGCCTCACCCGCGCCGCGCGCGCCGGAGCGGTCCACGGGGAGTTGGCCGACACCTTTGAAGAACGCGGCCGTGAGGCGGCCCTTCACACCGGGCGTGGTGAAGTACTCCGCCTTCGCGATGAAGGTGACCTTGCGGTCGAGGACCGCGGGCAGGAAGAACGAGTCGGAGAAGGAGAGATGATTGCTCGCCAGGATGGCGGCGCCTTCCGCCGGAATGTTCTCGAGCCCTTCCACCCAGGGCCTGAAGGCGACCTTCAGCGGTCCCCCGATGGCAACCTTCATCGTGCCGTACAACAACCGAGTGCCTCCCGTTTCCGTCGATCAGACCTTAACCCGGAGCACTGTCAAAGGCGCCGACGGCCCTGGTCGGTGTCAGTGCGGTCGCGTACGGTGAAGGTTCTGCAGGCGCTCCACCCACTGTGTGCCCGTTCCTTCCTTGCCCCCTCCCCCGACCCCCTTTTCCGCGACCCCTTCCATGACCCCTCTTCCATGAACAGGAGACCGAAGGTGCCGGTCCTTCCTGGAGCCGAGCCGTACCGCCATGAGGGCGGAGCCACAGGCGTCCTCCTCTGCCACGGCTTCACCGGTTCCCCCCAGTCGCTGCGCCCCTGGGCGGAGCATCTCGCCGAGCGCGGCCTCACGGTCTCGCTGCCGCTGCTGCCCGGGCACGGCACGCGCTGGGAGGACATGCAGCTCACCGGCTGGCAGGACTGGTACGCGGAGGTGGACCGCGAGCTGCGGTCCCTGCGCGAGCGCTGCGGCGAGGTGTTCGTGGCCGGCCTGTCGATGGGGGGCACCCTGGCGCTGCGCCTGGCGGCCAAGCACGGCGAGGGGGTCCGCGGGGTGGTGGTCGTCAACCCGGCGAACCGCATGCACGGCTTCTCCCCGTACGCCCTTCCGGTGGCCCGCCATCTCGTACGGACGACGAAGGGGATCGCCAGCGACATCGCCAGGGAGGGCGGCGCCGAGCTGGGGTACGACCGGGTGCCGCTGCACGCGGCCCATTCGCTGCGGAACTTCTTCCGGCTGGTCGACCGCGAGCTGCCGCAGGTCACGCAGCCGCTCCTGGTCCTGCGCAGCCCGCAGGACCATGTCGTGCCGCCGGCCGACTCGGCGCGGATCCTCGGCCGGGTGTCGTCACGGGACGTGACAGAGGTCCTGCTGGAACAGAGCTACCACGTCGCGACGTTGGACCACGACGCGGACCGGATTTTCGAGGAGAGCCTCGCGTTCATCGGCCGGCTCGCACCCAGTGTCGGCAAGGAAGGGACGGCCGCAGGTGGCTGAGCACGACTCGGACCGCGAGGATCTCGAGCCGGAGGAGCAGGGCGTCCCCTTCGACGAGGACGCCGCGTGGGCCGCGATCGTCGCCGGGTATGGCGACGAGCCGACGGACCCGCCGGGCGCCAAGCCCTTCAAGTCGGTCGAGGACCTGGCGCTGCTCGAGCCGGAGAGCAACGACTCCGCGGACGACGCGCCGAAGCAGGACAAGCCCGCCGGCCCCCTGGGCGGCTCGGTCTCCTTCGCGCCCGGCGTCGGTCCGCGCGACTACCCGGCCGCGGCGCCGTCCGAGGACGACTTCGACGAGGACGACGAGGGCCACTTCGTACCGCCGGAGCCGCCGCCGCTGCCCGCCGCGGACGCGACCGCGAAGTTCGCCTGGCTGGGAGTGATCGGCGGTCCGATCCTGCTCCTGCTGGCGGTGCTGCTCGGATGGGACATGACCTGGTGGCTCGCCACGCTCGGCATCGGCGGCTTCCTGGGCGGATTCGCCGCACTGGTGATGCGGATGCGGACGGATGACGAGGACGACGACGATCCGGGGCGCGGAGCCGTCGTCTAGCCGGCCGGGATCCTGAGGGCGGCCAGGACCGGAAGGTGGTCCGTGGCCGCCCTCAGATCTGTCTCCGTCACTCCGGGGTGACCGAGGGGGACGCCGCAGCCGAGCACCTCGATGCCCTTGGTGGCGAAGATCGCGTCGATGCGCTGGAAGGGTGTGACCGGCGTGAAGGTGAACTCGCCGCCCCAGGGGGCGGTGGCCCGGCAGTCCTGAAGGCCGTCGGCGAGACGGCGGAAGGTGCGGCCGGTGGGGCGGTCGTTGAGGTCGCCGCCCGCGATCGCGTGATCGACGCCCAGGCCGGCGAGGCGGTCCAGGAGCATGCCGCTCTGCTCGTAGCGCTCGTCCTTCTGCAGCGAGAGGTGGCAGCTGAGAACGCCGAGGCGGGTGGCGCCGAAGCGGAGCACCGCAGTGGCGAAACCGCGGCGGAACTGGCCGGGGGTGAGCGGCAGGAGGACGTCCTCGGTGCGTTCGACCGTCGCACGAAGGGTGCACAGGACGGCCGGGCCGGCGGCTGTGGCGCCTCCGGTGAGGATCACCTGGCCGGAGGCGGCCGCCAGCCGTGCGAGTTTCTTGCGCCAACGGAAGAAGAGCGGGGCTTCCTGGAGGAGGACCAGGTCGGGGCCGCAGGCGGTGATGACGCGGGCCAGGGCGTCCGTGTCGTCCCGCATGGAGCGGATGTTGTAGCTGAGGACCCGGATGACGGCGGAACCGTCCGGTTCGGTGCGGGAGTTGGGCAGCGGCTCCATGTGGATCAATCTACGCCTTGGAGCGCGGGGCGCGAGGTATATGGGCGACCGCCGGTTCCTTGTGGCTTGTCGCGCCCACACGGCGAAGCCGCGTGTTCATACAGCCCCGCGCCCCTGGAGCACGTGCACTGACCGCACCTGGCGAAGGCTGCGTGCGTCACATGATGGGGTCGGGTTCCCGAGCCAGGTCCGCCGCGCCCACCAGGCCCGCCTTGTTGCCCAGCCGAGCCGCGATGACATCCGCGACCGGGCGCCAGTTGCCGCCGACCAGCCAGCGCTTGTAGGAGTTGCGGATCGGGTCCAGGACCAGCTCGCCCTCGTCGGAGAGGCCGCCGCCGACGATGAAGGCGGACGGGTCGAAGAGCGAGGCGAGGTCGGCGAGGCCGGCGCCGGCCCAGCGGGCGAGCTCGCGGTAGGAGTCGACGGCGACCGGGTCGCCCTGGCGGGCGGCCATGGAGATGTGCTTGCCCTCGATGCCCTCGGGGCTGCCGTCGCCGAGGCCGAGCAGGATCTCGGCGTTCTCGGGGGTGGCGTTGGCGCGCTGTTTGGCGTATCTCACGAGGGCGCGTCCGGAGGCGTACTGCTCCCAGCAGCCCTGCGAGCCACAGCCGCACAGCAGTCCGTCCGGAACCATGCGGATGTGGCCGAACTCGGCGGCGACGCCGAAGTGGCCGCGGCGCAGTTTGTTGCCGATGATGATGCCGCCGCCCAGGCCGGTGCCGAGCGTGATGCAGATGACGTTGCGGTGGCCCTTGCCCGCGCCGAACTTGTACTCGCCCCAGGCGGCCGCGTTGGCGTCGTTCTCCACCACGACGGGGAGGCTCACGCGGGTCTCGACCGCCTGCTTCAGCGGCTCCTGGCGCCAGTCGATGTTCGGCGCGAAGTACACGGTGGAGCGCTGCCGGTTCACGTAGCCGGCCGCGCCGATGCCGACGCCGACGATCTCGTGACCGGCGCGTGCGCCCTCCACGGCGGAGGCGATGGCGTCCACGATCGCCTCGGGCGTGCCCGGGGTCGGCACCTGGTGGGTCGAGAGGATGTTGCCTTCCTCGTCGACCACACCGGCCGCGATCTTGGTACCGCCGATGTCGACGCCGATGGTGAGTCCCATGAATCCCTCAGTTTCGGTGTAGCCCCGCTACGGCCAACCGTACCCGAGGCCCTGCCGTCGGAGTCCCGTCGTCCGCCTGGAGGACAGGCGGGCGGGACTCCGACGGCAGGGCCTCGGGGGACTCTCAGTCCAGGTCGATGCGTTGCCCGGGTCCGGTGCCCTCGTCGCCGTCCCGGTGCTCGTCCAGGTCCTTGTGCAGGTCCGTCGTGCGGGTCGTCCAGCGCTGTTCCTGGGCCTGGACCGCGGAGCGGTAGGCGGCCAGCAGTTCGGTGCCCGCGGCGGCGAGGTGGTCGAAGACGTCCGGGTTGCGTTCGATGACGGGTTCGACCGCGGCCCTGGCCTGCTGGACGACCTGTTTCACCACCTGCTGGGCGGCGGGTCCGGCGACCGCGCCGAGCAGCGGGGACTGGATCGTCGACAGCTTGTCCGTGACGGCGTCGACGAGCCTGCGCAGTTCCTCGGCGGCCGAGCTCTGCGGCGGGCCGTACTCCGCGCGGCGGCGGGCCTTCTCCGCCGCGAGGTCCTCGGCGCACGCTGTCGACCAGGCGTCGGCGTCGGTCGCCCGCGCCTCGTCGATCGCCTCGTGCTCGCCCCCACTCTCGGCTTCGCTCGAACGGGGTGACCCCGACGCGTCGGACGGAGGGAGCTCTTCGCTCATGACGACCTCCTGATTACGGTTCGTCTCTACGACGTTACCCGAACGGGCGCACGTGCTTCACCGGGTCTGCGGCCACAGCTGCGGGTCGGGCGCGAACCGGATCCGCAGCTCGCCCTCGCGCAGCGCCGCCCCGTCGACGGTACAGCGGCGCAGGACGGACG
Coding sequences:
- a CDS encoding 1-acyl-sn-glycerol-3-phosphate acyltransferase, coding for MKVAIGGPLKVAFRPWVEGLENIPAEGAAILASNHLSFSDSFFLPAVLDRKVTFIAKAEYFTTPGVKGRLTAAFFKGVGQLPVDRSGARGAGEAAVKSGIDVLERGELFGIYPEGTRSPDGRLYRGKPGGLARVALASGAPVVPVAMIDTEKIQPPGKVMPKLMRPGIRIGKALDFSRYQGMEHDRFVLRAVTDEVMYEIMKLSGQEYVDIYATAAKRRIADAAKAEKEQAKKEKSGA
- a CDS encoding carboxylesterase; its protein translation is MPVLPGAEPYRHEGGATGVLLCHGFTGSPQSLRPWAEHLAERGLTVSLPLLPGHGTRWEDMQLTGWQDWYAEVDRELRSLRERCGEVFVAGLSMGGTLALRLAAKHGEGVRGVVVVNPANRMHGFSPYALPVARHLVRTTKGIASDIAREGGAELGYDRVPLHAAHSLRNFFRLVDRELPQVTQPLLVLRSPQDHVVPPADSARILGRVSSRDVTEVLLEQSYHVATLDHDADRIFEESLAFIGRLAPSVGKEGTAAGG
- a CDS encoding endonuclease/exonuclease/phosphatase family protein — its product is MEPLPNSRTEPDGSAVIRVLSYNIRSMRDDTDALARVITACGPDLVLLQEAPLFFRWRKKLARLAAASGQVILTGGATAAGPAVLCTLRATVERTEDVLLPLTPGQFRRGFATAVLRFGATRLGVLSCHLSLQKDERYEQSGMLLDRLAGLGVDHAIAGGDLNDRPTGRTFRRLADGLQDCRATAPWGGEFTFTPVTPFQRIDAIFATKGIEVLGCGVPLGHPGVTETDLRAATDHLPVLAALRIPAG
- a CDS encoding ROK family glucokinase, with product MGLTIGVDIGGTKIAAGVVDEEGNILSTHQVPTPGTPEAIVDAIASAVEGARAGHEIVGVGIGAAGYVNRQRSTVYFAPNIDWRQEPLKQAVETRVSLPVVVENDANAAAWGEYKFGAGKGHRNVICITLGTGLGGGIIIGNKLRRGHFGVAAEFGHIRMVPDGLLCGCGSQGCWEQYASGRALVRYAKQRANATPENAEILLGLGDGSPEGIEGKHISMAARQGDPVAVDSYRELARWAGAGLADLASLFDPSAFIVGGGLSDEGELVLDPIRNSYKRWLVGGNWRPVADVIAARLGNKAGLVGAADLAREPDPIM
- a CDS encoding DUF5304 domain-containing protein; this encodes MSEELPPSDASGSPRSSEAESGGEHEAIDEARATDADAWSTACAEDLAAEKARRRAEYGPPQSSAAEELRRLVDAVTDKLSTIQSPLLGAVAGPAAQQVVKQVVQQARAAVEPVIERNPDVFDHLAAAGTELLAAYRSAVQAQEQRWTTRTTDLHKDLDEHRDGDEGTGPGQRIDLD